CCCCCAGCTTGGTTGACTTCTGCTTCTGACTTACCTGAGACCCTCTCCACCCTGTCTCAGgagctcctctctgctgtttcAGTTGCAGGTTTTGCTGTAGGATTGCTTTCAAGGTCCTGTTGCtccaggcagcaggagctggcagtGACATTGAGGCTGTGGTGTTATCACTGAAGGAAAGGATTAAATCCTGTGCCTCCAGGTCTCCCTCTCGCCCTCTCTCCTGCCAAGCTATAAGGGGGTGGGAAGTGCTCACCAGGCTATAAAGACCAGGGTTGTTGCTGATGCTCCCTAGCCTGTGGCAGCTCCTCACCCCCTCCAGGGGAAAGGCTTGCCTTGCCTTTCCTGGCTCTGCTGGCCAGCGAGTGCTCAGCCAGGCTGTGGGGGCTGAAAGGGGAGGCTGttgcagctgctgcagggggagGTAGCTGGCCCTGGAATGGTTTGGCAAGCCACAGAGAAGGAGGACttgggctctgccagccctgcagctCTCCTGAGGGATGCCTTTGCTTCAGCTCCTTGAGCACATGTTGTTCACTATGGGCTTAGTCAAAACTACAAATTTCTACGAACTTCCAGAACAGCAATACAGACCTGACCTTAAGTGACAACCCTGTACTTGCTCAGACCAGGATTTTAGGACGTTTATCTCCCCTGCTTCACAGCTGTGTGCATTCTCCTGTGTTGTCTCTGATACCTGATGCCCCACAGCTGTGGGAACAGCTGTAACAGGGACCTGGCCCCTGACATGCAGAAGGCCATGAAGGAgcttggagcaggggaagagagtTGATTTGGTGACTAGCTGTGCCCTGGTTAAAGGCAAGGGGGAGCTGCAGCAGCGCAGGAGGCTTCTTGTGGTAAAGTAGCTAGGATGCAGCCTGTGTGATTCTGTGGTACCTCGTTTTGTTTGCTGTTTGGTCATGGCCAGGGGCCATAGATAATACTATGGCAATAATAATCAtacctgcagcagggtgcagggctgAGAATCAGAAGAGGTCAGGAGGGACATCTGCtttactgcagagctgctgcttttcatgCCTGGCTTTGCTGTTTTCCCGCAGAGCTGCAAGTGCATAGTAATACCTGTGACGTTGTGAGAAGGTGGGTCTCCAGCTGGGATGTGAATCAAGTAGACTACAAAGTGATGCCCTGCATGTCGAGGGAGGCATGTGAATGAGCCTTAGGAGAAAATGGAACAGATTGGGTTTCCTAGTTGAGTGAAGTGTTATAGTCCCTGGGAGAAAACTGGTTCAAGAGGGAGAGACTGGGCTGGCTAATGAGGAAAAGGTGCTGAAGAGGGGTGCACTGATGGAGCTGAATCATGAAGCATGGATTGCAGTTGTGAAAGCTCCTGGAGTGGTGAGGGTGGAGCCATGTAGGCATCAGGACCAAAGATAACAAAGTGGGGTGTGCAGATTTGACCCTTTGGATTGCCTGAGTGGGAACTGGCCTGCGGAGGGAGGAAGGACAGGACCGGGATGGTCTCAGGCAGGGAAGATAGCTCCATATAGCCTCTAAACTGCCCACCCAATGCTCATGCTCTTTCTGCAGTTTTGGGTTGCCTCCTGTCTGGTAGATCATCTAGGAGAAGCCCTCCTTTTGTGGCTTCTTCCTGGCTGGTGGTGTGTGTCTGCTGAGCAGCAAGTGACATCTAGTGTCAGCTCAGGCAGCAGTAACCATGGCTTGGACTGGCTCCGGCTCTTCCGCCCATCCCAGGTTCTGTGGCAGCAGATTTTTTTGGTGCATTCAATGGGTGTGGCTGCAGTGCCCTGCTTTGAGGGAGGGGTCAAGCTTGTTGCCCCTTCTTCTGTTGGGCTGAACATCTTGAGCCGCGTCCTTCCATGTCCCTGTGCAGTGTGGCTCTGTCACAGGTGCCTTCCTGCAGAGATGACAAACGTTTCCCTCTTTAGGCTCTCTTCTCTCTGGGGGCTGGCAGTGGGgtgggaaaaggaaagagatggaGCTACTGGAGGGAGAGCCAGGTGTAGGGGTGAGGCTGGGCGCAAAGCCAGGCGTGCAGGGGTAGCAGGTGACCCGTCTTCCCACCCCGATGGATACAGTCGCAACTGGAGGCTGTGTGCCATGCGTGCTGCCCACAGGAGGTCACTGCAGAGCAAGCTGAGcccatgtccctgtcccaggTCTGCCTGTGGGGACCCAGGCTTCCTCCTTTGTCCTTGGGAGTGtgcgggggaggaggggggatgAGCTGTGGCCTTTCCTCTACCCTCTTCCCCCCATCCTGTCCTTTGGGGAAGAGCTGGACCTGgaggccaggcccctggcagtcTGGAGTGTGTGCTGTCTTCATCTCCAGtgacttctttctttttgctaTCCTTTAGGATGATCCAGCGGCACCAGCTGGTGCAGTctgtgctgcaggagctgcaggaagccACTGAATGTTTTGGTCTGGAGGGTCTCACCAGTGCTGTGCTGGAGGCAGAGAGGACCCTGTCATCTTTCTCCCTGCCCAGCTATTGTGGGAGGCAGTTCCAAGAGGAGCTGGAGGTTGATCGGGTAGCCAGAAGCCTCTATCCTGAGGATGCCCCAAGTAACATGCTGCCTCTGGTTTGCAAAGGTGAGGGGAACCGCCTCTTTGAGGCTGCCAGTGTGCTGCTCTGGGGAAACCCCAGCCTCAGCCTGGAGCTGCAGGTGCGTACAGTGGTGGAGATGCTGCTGCACAAGCAATACTACTTGAATGGCATGATCGACTCCAAGGTGATGCTGCAGGCTGCCCGCTACTCCCTCTGCACTGAGGAGACCCCGGAGATGACCAGCCTTCCCATGGCTATCCTGGAGGCCATCTTTGATGCTGATATCAAAGCTACCTGTTTTCCTGGTACCTTTGCCAACATGTGGCATGTCTATGCTCTTGCTTCAGTACTGCAGTGTAACATCTACTCCATCTATCCCATGAGCAACTTGAAGATCCGGCCCTATTTCAACCGGCTTATTCGGCCCAGGAAGTGTGGCCCACGAACCTCCACACTCCACATCATGTGGTCAGggcagcagctctcccagcagGTCTTCAAAGCACAGTACTTTGTGGCTGTGGTTGGCCTAGAGGAGCTAGAACCCACAATACCTTCGCCAGAGCTTCCTGTCCAGCCCATGAAGACCCTTGAGCTGCTGAACAGTGACCCCCAGCTGACTTACTCCAACCTGCGTGACCGGTACAGCATTACCAAGAGCACCTTCTACCGCTGGAAGCGCCAGTCTCGTGAACACCGGCAGAAAGCAGCTGCCAGGTTTGCAGCTAAACACTTCCTCCAGTCCTGCTTTCAGGAGGGCAATATAATCCCCCTCCAGCACTTCCGACAAATGTTTCCAGAAATCTCCCGATCCACATACTATGCCTGGAAGCATGAGATGCAGAGCATGGTCAATGGTGATGCCTCTGCTCTGGCTGAGGCCCACGGGTTGCAGGAGCTTCACAGGGATGTCCCAAAAAAAGCTGATGTGGATGGGCCAGCAAATTCAGGGGTGAGCTTAAGATGTCCAAGTCCTTCCCTAGAGCCCATCCAAGCAGGAGTCTTCATGCAAGGAGCCAAATCCTACCTGGAGAAATGCATTTCCATGAACACTCTGGTGCCGTACAGATGCTTCAAGCGCAGCTTTCCTGGCATCTCCAGGTCCACTTACTACAACTGGCGAAGAAAAGCAATCAAGGAGAACCCCAACTTCAACCCCCCCCAGTCTCCCTTGGATAACCAGAAACCTGTAGCAATAGGAAAGCCATTCCTGAAGTTGAAGCCAAGCAGCGTGCCTGTTAGGAAGAGGCTGAACGGAGACCGGCCAGCACCCAAGAGTCTTCTGCAGCTCAAACCCTCTCTGTGCTGGAGAAAGCAGCTGCGAGATGTGGCCAAAAGACGGGTCCAGCAATGGCGCCTGCCATTCTGCAAGTACCGCCTGCGCTACTCATCTCTCTCCTCCACAGCCTACTGGTTTTGGAAGGGCAGTAGCCAGGCCCTTAGGCAGCATCGCCTGCCCTGGACCAGCTCCAGCCGGCCGTTGAGCCGGGCGGCTTCCCTGGAACCTCCAAGAGTGCAGCCAGGCCTCAAGCCCCAGTGCCACATGGAGGTAGCCACCAAGCAGCTAAATAAGCCAGTACCAGCTACACCATACAATGCCACAATTTCAGGCTATGCCATGTCAGAAAGAGCCAACAACCGGATGTTTGTGATGGATGTGATTGCCACTGCCCAGTTCAAGGCACAGGCCAAGCTGTTCCTGCAGCAGCGCTTTGAGTCGAAGACCTTCCCCACCTACAAGGAGTTCAGTGCCCGCTTCCCCCTTACGGCACGTTCCACTTATTACATGTGGAAGCGTGCCCTGCATGATGGGCTGACGCTTGTGGATGCCTGAGCGCTGGCTGCCAGCTGCCTTGGTCAGAGCTCCTCTGCTGATGTGCCCTTTGGCTCTCTGGTGGGGTGCCTGGGCCGGGGCCCCACTCTAACTTTTgttatggtttggttttgttttgttcctagTCTATGGTTTTCTTTTATGTGTGGTTCAATCGGATATGGGAGTGTCTGTGCAGTGCCCATTCCTGAAGGAGAAGGCACTGAGCTGCCACAAAGGGGAGGGGCCATAGGGTTGTCCTCTCTGTGTTCAGAGGATGAGCAAGTGAGGGAGTACCATACCAGTGTCATGGGATGTTGCCAGGCCTCTGGAGATGGAGGATGTGAAGGTCTCTGATCTGGGCACTTGCTTGAATGAGTAATGTGGATGTGCAGGATGAGCATGGAGGTGCCCGGTATCCCCTCCGTGAGCAGAGCAGCAGTGGCTCAgctgggggtgaggaggggcTTGAGGAGTGCTCAGCTTTATAGGAGGAGCATCTTTGATCTGGGTTCTTCCCAgctaaggaaaataaaagcttcacTTGGGATCAGCACCGATGCCACATTGGCTTTCTGGCTCTTAATACCCGCTTCTGGCTGCCCTAATCTTCCCTAGAGAGAGCAGCCTAGAGGCTGGTAGAGGGGACTTGCTTGTGTCCCCACTGTAGTCTGTCTTCTGGGAATGCTAAGCTAGGAGCCTGTGTCCTTTTCAGGCTTTGGAGAAGCTGTCCCTGACCTTTCTGGTCTTGTAGCAATAGCCTTTCACACAATCCCTTACTTTCTCTCACAGATGGCAGCTGCCATATTTTCCTAGTGTCTCTCTTCCCTGGTGCCTGGGAGAAGGCAGAGAGACCAAACCTTGTGTGCCCAGTGTCCCTGTGTCCACTGTGCCATGCTGCAAGCTGAACGCAATGTGCGTGTCTCCTTGCAGCAAGCCTAGATGCGTATTTCTCACTTGTAAGAAACCAAAGCAATAAAGACACTTCTGCTCCTAGTCCTGTGCAGTTTCTTACTCTTGCTTGTGTGATTTTTGGGCAAGGCTTTCCTCTCCATGTCTGCTTCTAAAACTGGTTTGTGGGTGGGGAGAGCCTGCACACACCTCAGTTCTGGCTCCTATGAAGGTCTTCTAGGACCTGCTGGGGACCATCTGCTCAGTGGTGCTCTGGAGGCCTGGCTGGGGCTGTGCTCTCACTGGCTGGAGGCCAGGACTTGCCTCCCAGATCAGATGCAAGGCTGGGGATAATGCAGTGGGTGCAGGTCTGTGTGACAGCAGGGATGTGGTGGTGATGTCCAAGATATCAGCAGGTGATCCTGCCCTGAAGCGGTGGTGCTGCACTGGGAGACTAAAACCAGCTATTTGCGCCTCTGCTGCCAGTGTCTTGTCCCTAcctgcccaggctctgctggGCATCTGCAAAAAGCCTTGTCTCCTTAGTGTGAGTTCCCCCGTGGTGTCTGCCAGCATGGCTGGGGCAGGACTGAGCTGtaggggggctggggctggctgctaCCACTGAGGAGGGTGGTGACAACTGCAGTACCTGCTCTTTTCTTCCACAAAGCTGCTGGGAATCAGAACACCCTACAAATGTGAGGGGAGAGCCTCTTGAACTCTGCACCTACAAGATCAGCCCCTGAGGCTGGGTTTAACAGCAGGGCTGAGTCTTGTCTGTCTTACCCTCAGGCTTTACAAGGGAATAGAGACCTTCAGTGACCTTGTTAGGAGATGAGATGGAATAACCATGCCCCCACCCTGCCTTGCTCacaaataacttttctttcttcaataTGTCTGGGACCTCTCAGTCCCTACTGCAGCCAAGTCCTGCTCCAGATGCAGTCTGGCTTTGTTGACCACCAGCCTCTTAGATGGAGGGGTACCTATGCTAGAAAGCCCTGCTGAGTTTCCCTGGGCATTAATCTGTTCCAGAAAGGGGGGCTTAAGGTCATCCTGAGCTATGCAGTGGGTCAGCCCTGGTGGAGCAGTGCTGAGCTGGTGGGGCATGTCTTCAAATCCACTTAGCTCCACATCCTTGGTGCTGATGGGTTCTCACCACCACCCATACGCTCCAGTGCCTGTGCGGTTCCAGAGGAGGAGATCTGAGGCAACAGCTGCCCTGGGAAGGGAGGCAGGCGAGGAGCTAGGAGCTGTGGAGCAGTGCCACatgctgctgcagagccctggACACCCGGGCTCTGTGTCAGGAAGTAATTGGAGTAATTAGCTGCCAGCAACTTCTTACCAGCGAATCCTCCAAGGGAGTAAGTTGGTAATTACTCCAGGATGGTTATCTGTGTCTCCAAACTGCTAGAGGCTGGAGatagctgctgctgccactgaaaGCAGCTATGAAGGTGGATGTGAGACCCCTGAAGTGTGCCCTTCCTCGGCTGAGCcaagggaaggagcagggagggtGGGTTTTCTGACCATGGGTGTTAACACCGGCCTTGAGGCTGGGGCAGACCatgcccagcagcagggcagtggCTGGGGCATACATCAGCATGGCATAGCACAGTGGGTGGCTGCCGGCTCCTGCTGGGGGTAGGTGGGCATTGGGAGAGCCTGGGGGAGCCTCTGTGGTGGGAGGTACCCAGTGCTCTGCAGGACAGAGGGATGGCTTCTCCTGCTTCCCATCACTTGACTCTTCCTGAACTGGGAGTATTGTATGCCTCATATTGTGGTGCAGTTGCAGAACGGATCTCTCCTGGGTGATCGCCCTGGGCTCTTTCCCCATCCTTCACCACCCCCTTGCAAGACATTTTTGAGGAGCCCTGGTGAAGAGATCTCGGCATGATGTTTTTTCTGCCCTTAGCTGGATGCCTGGGTGGGGCATGGAGGGAAAATAATACTCATCCCTCTGACGGATTTTACAA
Above is a genomic segment from Athene noctua chromosome 6, bAthNoc1.hap1.1, whole genome shotgun sequence containing:
- the VRTN gene encoding vertnin produces the protein MIQRHQLVQSVLQELQEATECFGLEGLTSAVLEAERTLSSFSLPSYCGRQFQEELEVDRVARSLYPEDAPSNMLPLVCKGEGNRLFEAASVLLWGNPSLSLELQVRTVVEMLLHKQYYLNGMIDSKVMLQAARYSLCTEETPEMTSLPMAILEAIFDADIKATCFPGTFANMWHVYALASVLQCNIYSIYPMSNLKIRPYFNRLIRPRKCGPRTSTLHIMWSGQQLSQQVFKAQYFVAVVGLEELEPTIPSPELPVQPMKTLELLNSDPQLTYSNLRDRYSITKSTFYRWKRQSREHRQKAAARFAAKHFLQSCFQEGNIIPLQHFRQMFPEISRSTYYAWKHEMQSMVNGDASALAEAHGLQELHRDVPKKADVDGPANSGVSLRCPSPSLEPIQAGVFMQGAKSYLEKCISMNTLVPYRCFKRSFPGISRSTYYNWRRKAIKENPNFNPPQSPLDNQKPVAIGKPFLKLKPSSVPVRKRLNGDRPAPKSLLQLKPSLCWRKQLRDVAKRRVQQWRLPFCKYRLRYSSLSSTAYWFWKGSSQALRQHRLPWTSSSRPLSRAASLEPPRVQPGLKPQCHMEVATKQLNKPVPATPYNATISGYAMSERANNRMFVMDVIATAQFKAQAKLFLQQRFESKTFPTYKEFSARFPLTARSTYYMWKRALHDGLTLVDA